The following are encoded in a window of Pongo abelii isolate AG06213 chromosome 16, NHGRI_mPonAbe1-v2.0_pri, whole genome shotgun sequence genomic DNA:
- the RASL12 gene encoding ras-like protein family member 12 isoform X2, which yields MDTADLDTPRNCERYLNWAHAFLVVYGIDSRQSFDSSSSYLELLALHAKETQRSVPALLLGNKLDMAQYRQVTKAEGVALAGRFGCLFFEVSACLDFEHVQHVFHEAVREARRELEKSPLTRPLFISEERALPHQAPLTARHGLASCTFNTLSTVSLKEMPTVAQAKLVTVKSSRAQSKRKAPTLTLLKGFKIF from the exons ATGGACACTGCAGACCTG GACACCCCCAGGAACTGCGAGCGCTACCTGAACTGGGCCCATGCCTTCCTGGTGGTGTACGGCATCGACAGCCGCCAGAGCTTTGATAGCAGCAGCAGCTACCTGGAGCTGCTTGCCTTGCATGCGAAGGAGACACAGCGCAGCGTCCCTGCCCTGCTGCTGGGCAACAAGCTGGACATGGCTCAGTACAG GCAAGTCACCAAGGCAGAGGGTGTGGCTTTGGCAGGCAGGTTTGGGTGCCTGTTTTTCGAGGTCTCTGCCTGTCTGGACTTTGAGCACGTGCAGCATGTCTTCCATGAGGCAGTGCGAGAGGCACGGCGGGAGCTGGAAAAGAGCCCCCTGACCCGGCCCCTCTTCATCTCCGAGGAGAGGGCCCTGCCCCACCAGGCCCCGCTCACTGCCCGGCATGGGCTGGCCAGCTGCACCTTCAACACGCTTTCCACTGTCAGTCTGAAGGAGATGCCCACCGTGGCCCAGGCCAAGCTGGTCACCGTGAAGTCATCCCGGGCCCAGAGCAAGCGCAAGGCG